Proteins from a genomic interval of Pirellulales bacterium:
- a CDS encoding glutamate synthase subunit beta produces the protein MGDVRGFMRYPRKHHDNESVAERLKHYNEFLKVLPADELRQQGARCMDCGVPFCHTGCPLGNIIPDFNDLVYRDQWREALDRLHATNNFPEFTGRVCPAPCEAACVLGINEDPVAIKEIEMSIADRGFDEGWITPEPPLTRTGKKVAVVGSGPAGLAASQQLNRAGHQVTLFERADRPGGLLMYGIPDFKLEKSRVWRRIRQMEAEGVEFRCNANVGVDVPVAELRENYDAILLTGGATQPRDFPIPGRDLKGVHYAMEFLPQQNKRNQGDTIPPEVSLTATGKDVIIIGGGDTGSDCTGTSNRHGARSVTQFELLPQPPDLGYFPRRNERPIASPWPYWPMMLRTSSSHEEGCDRRWSILTKEFRGDEQGNVKGLVTVTIEWYQDEQGRHASREVAGTTKEWPCQLALLAMGFVGPERRGAIEELGLELDPRGNVKCDDNYMTSVPCVFAAGDMRRGQSLVVWAIHEGREAARAVDKHLMGVSHLPSASAGEFAWK, from the coding sequence GTGGGTGACGTTCGGGGGTTCATGCGCTATCCGCGAAAGCATCACGACAACGAGTCGGTCGCCGAGCGGCTGAAGCACTACAACGAGTTCCTCAAGGTCTTGCCGGCCGACGAGCTGCGGCAGCAGGGCGCGCGCTGCATGGACTGCGGCGTGCCGTTCTGCCATACCGGCTGTCCGTTGGGCAACATCATTCCCGACTTCAACGACCTGGTCTATCGCGACCAATGGCGCGAAGCGCTCGACCGCCTGCACGCCACGAACAACTTTCCGGAGTTCACGGGCCGCGTCTGTCCGGCGCCGTGCGAAGCCGCTTGCGTGCTGGGCATCAACGAAGACCCGGTGGCCATCAAGGAAATCGAGATGTCGATCGCCGACCGCGGCTTCGACGAAGGTTGGATCACGCCCGAGCCGCCGCTCACGCGCACCGGCAAAAAGGTGGCCGTGGTCGGCTCCGGCCCCGCCGGCCTGGCGGCTTCGCAGCAGCTCAACCGGGCCGGCCATCAGGTGACGCTCTTCGAGCGCGCCGACCGGCCGGGCGGACTGTTGATGTACGGCATTCCCGATTTCAAGCTCGAAAAATCGCGCGTCTGGCGGCGCATCCGACAGATGGAGGCCGAGGGCGTCGAGTTCCGCTGCAACGCCAACGTCGGCGTCGACGTGCCCGTCGCGGAGCTGCGCGAAAACTACGACGCCATTTTGCTCACCGGCGGCGCCACGCAGCCCCGCGACTTTCCGATCCCCGGCCGCGATCTGAAGGGGGTTCACTACGCCATGGAGTTTTTGCCCCAGCAGAACAAACGCAACCAGGGCGACACGATTCCGCCGGAGGTTTCGCTGACGGCGACCGGCAAGGACGTGATCATCATCGGCGGCGGCGACACCGGCAGCGACTGCACTGGCACCTCGAACCGCCATGGTGCGCGGAGCGTGACGCAGTTCGAGCTTTTGCCGCAGCCGCCCGACCTGGGTTATTTTCCCCGCCGTAACGAGCGGCCGATCGCCTCGCCCTGGCCTTACTGGCCGATGATGTTGCGCACCAGCTCATCGCATGAGGAAGGCTGCGACCGTCGCTGGAGCATTCTCACCAAGGAGTTCCGCGGCGACGAGCAGGGGAATGTCAAGGGGCTGGTGACCGTGACCATCGAGTGGTACCAGGACGAGCAAGGCCGGCATGCCTCCCGCGAGGTCGCCGGCACGACGAAGGAGTGGCCTTGCCAGTTGGCGCTGTTGGCGATGGGCTTTGTCGGGCCCGAGCGGCGCGGGGCCATCGAAGAGCTTGGCCTGGAGCTTGACCCGCGGGGCAACGTGAAGTGTGACGACAACTATATGACCAGCGTGCCCTGCGTGTTTGCCGCGGGCGACATGCGCCGCGGCCAGTCGCTGGTGGTGTGGGCCATTCACGAGGGCCGCGAGGCCGCGCGTGCCGTCGACAAGCACTTGATGGGCGTCAGTCACTTGCCCAGCGCCAGCGCGGGCGAGTTCGCTTGGAAATAA
- a CDS encoding type II toxin-antitoxin system RelE/ParE family toxin, with the protein MKLRFLTEAEAESKAAANHYEEQQEGLGAEFLDAVALALRAIERDPFRFARIQKPRTKREIRQHNVKRFPYSVVYERIDTEFVVLAIAHAKRHPSYWLRRKTDDD; encoded by the coding sequence GTGAAGCTGCGATTCCTGACCGAAGCGGAGGCGGAATCTAAGGCAGCGGCGAACCACTACGAAGAGCAGCAAGAGGGGTTAGGTGCGGAATTCCTGGACGCGGTCGCGTTGGCACTAAGGGCGATTGAAAGAGATCCGTTCAGGTTTGCAAGAATCCAAAAGCCTCGCACGAAACGCGAGATTCGACAGCATAACGTCAAGCGTTTTCCATACAGCGTTGTTTATGAGCGCATTGACACCGAATTCGTCGTGTTGGCAATTGCCCATGCGAAGCGGCATCCGAGTTACTGGCTTCGCCGAAAAACCGACGATGACTAG
- a CDS encoding DUF1501 domain-containing protein yields MNPITEHRLTINRREFFSRGVSTIGTAALASLLTRDGLASAGSPAGALPGLPHFAAKAKRVIYLFQNGGPTHVELFDYKPKLKEMHGQPIPDAYIAGKRFSTMTGSPQGKVMLAPVEPFAQHGESGAWVSSFLPQTAAIADDLCFIKSMHTDAVNHAPAISFFLSGAQLPGRPTMGAWLTYGLGSDTQDLPAFVVMTSVSKGTTCGQIFYDFYWSSGFLPSRFQGVKFRGSGEPVLYLSDPDGMSRPMRRGLLDDLAKLNELKLREFGDPEIATRIAQYEMAYRMQTSVPELTDFSDEPAHVLAMYGADVKQQGTYAYNCLMARRLVERGVRFVQLMHAGWDQHGSITTELYNQCRDTDQPSAALVADLKQRGLLDDTLVIWGGEFGRTPFLQGNIADRPKWGRDHHPYAFTVWMAGGGVRPGISYGASDDLAMNAIENPVHVHDFQATVLNLLGIDHERLTYRFQGRDFRLTDVHGEVVDDILL; encoded by the coding sequence ATGAATCCCATCACCGAACACCGCCTGACCATCAATCGCCGCGAGTTCTTCTCGCGCGGCGTCTCGACCATCGGCACCGCTGCCCTGGCTTCGCTCTTGACGCGCGACGGCCTTGCTTCGGCCGGCTCGCCCGCCGGCGCTCTTCCGGGCCTGCCCCATTTCGCCGCCAAAGCGAAACGGGTGATCTACCTGTTTCAAAACGGCGGCCCCACGCACGTCGAGCTGTTTGATTACAAGCCGAAGCTCAAAGAAATGCACGGGCAGCCGATACCCGACGCTTACATTGCCGGCAAGCGGTTCAGCACCATGACGGGTTCGCCGCAGGGAAAGGTGATGCTGGCTCCGGTCGAGCCGTTCGCCCAGCACGGCGAAAGCGGGGCCTGGGTGAGCAGTTTCTTGCCGCAGACGGCGGCCATCGCCGACGACCTGTGCTTCATCAAGAGCATGCACACCGACGCGGTCAACCACGCGCCGGCGATCAGTTTTTTCTTAAGCGGCGCGCAGTTGCCCGGCCGGCCGACGATGGGCGCCTGGCTCACCTATGGGCTGGGCAGCGACACGCAGGACTTGCCCGCTTTCGTGGTGATGACCTCGGTCAGCAAAGGCACGACGTGCGGGCAGATTTTTTACGACTTTTATTGGAGCTCGGGCTTTTTGCCGTCGCGGTTTCAAGGCGTGAAGTTCCGCGGCAGCGGCGAACCGGTGTTGTATCTCTCCGATCCCGACGGCATGAGCCGCCCCATGCGCCGCGGCCTGCTCGACGATCTGGCGAAGCTCAACGAGCTGAAATTGCGCGAATTCGGCGATCCGGAAATTGCCACGCGGATCGCCCAATACGAAATGGCCTATCGCATGCAGACGAGCGTGCCGGAGCTGACCGACTTTTCCGACGAGCCGGCGCACGTGCTCGCGATGTACGGAGCGGACGTGAAGCAGCAGGGCACGTATGCCTACAACTGTCTGATGGCCCGGCGGTTGGTGGAGCGCGGCGTGCGGTTCGTGCAGCTCATGCATGCAGGTTGGGACCAGCACGGCAGCATCACCACCGAGCTTTACAATCAGTGTCGCGACACCGACCAGCCCTCGGCGGCGCTGGTCGCCGATCTCAAGCAGCGCGGCCTGCTCGACGACACGCTGGTGATCTGGGGCGGCGAGTTCGGCCGCACGCCGTTTTTGCAGGGCAACATCGCCGACCGTCCCAAATGGGGCCGCGACCACCACCCTTATGCCTTCACCGTCTGGATGGCCGGGGGCGGCGTGCGGCCGGGAATCAGCTACGGCGCGTCGGACGATCTGGCGATGAACGCCATCGAGAATCCCGTACACGTCCACGATTTTCAGGCCACCGTGCTGAACTTGCTGGGCATCGACCACGAGCGGCTCACATATCGCTTTCAGGGGCGTGATTTCCGCCTCACCGACGTGCATGGCGAGGTCGTAGACGACATCCTGTTGTGA
- a CDS encoding peptidylprolyl isomerase, producing the protein MDRESTAAPVRKLRGRLLSLVGVLTTVGIALLIRHGWPAPAAKAELPFKRTAAKSTPKKKPKSEVEPEAPPAELPLPENLTVMAIVNGERIERPELARECLRHYGEDVLETIINKRLIAAECQRRNIPVTNQEVKEEMDRMAARFGLATEQLLKMLKEERHITSQQYAKEILWPTVALRKLANDRLKVTEKDFQEAYDMLYGPAIQTRLIACATLADAERIRALAVANPDDFGNLAKQYSIDTVSASSKGLIQPIHHHQGDKNIERVAFGLKEGAISEVVAVGDQFVLLKCEAHLAPQRVDRAKVQKVLEESIRDKKLRLQAESIFKQLQDNAQVENVFNDPVRSKQHPGIAAIVNGESITVRDVAEECIERHGIEMLEGLISKHILTQALKRRKIKITEADLQEEIARIAVGMGKTTKDDKPDVRAWLKDVVEHQKMSVEIYRDDVVWPSVALRKLAGDKTEITKEDLQKSFEANYGPRVRCRAIVLNNQRRAQAVWELARKNPTLENFADLARQYTIEPGGKVNDGEVPPIQRYGTEPLLEQEAFSLKKGEVSGIVQVGDKWVILFCEGFTKPVGVKFKDVEKLMYGDIRDKKIRVAMVQQYTKLQDDARIENFLAGKVQGGAKAKQAGDSLLNVPEGTLLAPDNPEPPPKSASKPKPSRPEVR; encoded by the coding sequence ATGGATCGCGAATCGACCGCCGCACCCGTAAGAAAATTGCGCGGGCGGCTGCTCTCGTTGGTCGGCGTGCTGACGACGGTCGGCATCGCCTTGCTGATTCGCCACGGCTGGCCGGCGCCGGCCGCCAAGGCCGAGTTGCCTTTCAAGCGGACCGCGGCCAAAAGCACTCCCAAAAAGAAACCCAAGAGCGAAGTCGAACCCGAGGCCCCGCCGGCCGAATTGCCGCTGCCGGAGAACCTCACGGTCATGGCCATCGTCAACGGCGAACGCATCGAGCGGCCGGAACTGGCCCGTGAGTGCCTGCGGCACTATGGCGAAGACGTGCTGGAAACGATCATCAATAAACGGCTGATCGCCGCCGAATGCCAGCGGCGCAATATCCCCGTGACCAACCAAGAAGTCAAAGAGGAAATGGACCGCATGGCGGCGCGGTTCGGACTGGCAACCGAGCAGCTTCTCAAAATGCTCAAGGAAGAACGCCACATCACTTCGCAGCAATATGCCAAGGAGATTCTTTGGCCCACCGTCGCGCTGCGAAAACTGGCCAACGACCGGCTGAAGGTCACCGAAAAGGATTTTCAAGAAGCCTACGACATGCTCTATGGGCCGGCGATCCAGACCCGGCTGATTGCCTGCGCCACGCTGGCCGACGCCGAACGGATCCGCGCGCTGGCGGTCGCCAATCCCGATGATTTCGGCAACCTGGCCAAACAGTACTCCATCGACACCGTCAGCGCAAGCTCGAAGGGGTTGATCCAACCGATCCATCACCATCAGGGCGATAAGAACATCGAGCGCGTGGCGTTCGGCCTGAAGGAGGGCGCGATTTCGGAAGTCGTCGCCGTGGGCGACCAGTTCGTGCTGCTGAAGTGCGAGGCCCACCTCGCCCCGCAACGGGTCGACCGCGCGAAAGTGCAGAAGGTCTTGGAAGAAAGCATCCGCGACAAGAAGCTCCGCCTGCAGGCCGAAAGCATCTTCAAGCAACTGCAAGACAACGCCCAGGTCGAGAACGTCTTCAACGACCCCGTCCGCAGCAAACAGCATCCGGGCATCGCCGCCATCGTCAACGGCGAGAGCATCACGGTCCGCGACGTGGCCGAAGAGTGCATCGAGCGGCACGGCATCGAAATGCTGGAAGGGCTGATCAGCAAGCACATTCTGACGCAGGCCCTGAAGCGCCGCAAAATCAAGATCACCGAGGCCGACCTGCAGGAAGAGATTGCGCGCATCGCCGTCGGCATGGGCAAGACCACCAAGGACGACAAACCCGACGTTCGGGCCTGGCTCAAAGACGTGGTCGAGCACCAGAAAATGTCGGTCGAAATCTATCGCGACGACGTGGTCTGGCCCTCCGTCGCCCTGCGCAAGCTGGCGGGCGACAAGACCGAGATCACCAAAGAAGACCTGCAAAAGAGCTTCGAGGCCAACTACGGCCCGCGCGTGCGTTGCCGGGCCATCGTGCTGAACAATCAGCGCCGCGCTCAGGCGGTGTGGGAACTGGCACGAAAGAACCCCACGCTGGAGAACTTCGCCGACCTGGCCAGGCAGTATACGATCGAGCCGGGCGGCAAAGTGAACGACGGCGAGGTCCCCCCCATTCAACGCTACGGCACCGAACCGCTGTTGGAGCAAGAGGCGTTTTCGCTGAAGAAAGGCGAGGTTTCCGGCATTGTGCAGGTGGGCGACAAGTGGGTGATCTTGTTTTGCGAAGGTTTCACCAAGCCGGTGGGCGTCAAGTTCAAGGACGTCGAGAAGCTGATGTACGGCGACATCCGCGACAAAAAAATCCGGGTGGCGATGGTCCAGCAGTACACCAAGCTGCAAGACGACGCCCGGATCGAGAACTTTCTGGCCGGCAAGGTGCAAGGGGGAGCGAAGGCCAAGCAGGCCGGCGATTCGCTGTTGAACGTTCCGGAGGGAACGCTGCTGGCGCCGGACAACCCCGAGCCGCCCCCCAAGAGCGCCAGCAAGCCGAAGCCCTCGCGGCCTGAAGTGCGATAG
- a CDS encoding addiction module protein: MSTVDDLLTQALALPEQQRAAMATQLLHSLEPEDPDAEDAWAEEIISRSDAVHRGDYTARDWREALDDIRKQLPRRQSK, from the coding sequence ATGAGTACAGTCGATGACTTGTTGACTCAGGCGCTGGCACTGCCAGAACAACAACGCGCCGCAATGGCGACGCAGCTACTGCACAGTCTTGAACCGGAGGATCCTGACGCTGAAGATGCGTGGGCGGAGGAAATCATATCGCGTAGCGATGCTGTACATCGCGGCGATTATACGGCTCGCGACTGGCGAGAGGCATTAGACGACATCCGAAAGCAACTTCCACGGAGGCAATCAAAGTGA